The following coding sequences lie in one Sulfuricurvum sp. genomic window:
- a CDS encoding multidrug efflux SMR transporter → MNSWILLALAILLEVAGTTSMKLSDGMQKIFPTVMIFVFYAMAFVLMPFVMKKIEMSTVYAIWTGAGTVMVTVIGIAYFSESSNPVKLASIAMIGLGVVGLHFAERSSQGGLG, encoded by the coding sequence ATGAACAGCTGGATTTTACTGGCGTTAGCCATTTTACTGGAAGTGGCCGGGACGACGTCGATGAAACTGTCGGATGGAATGCAAAAGATTTTTCCGACGGTTATGATTTTTGTCTTTTATGCAATGGCATTTGTCTTAATGCCGTTTGTGATGAAAAAAATTGAGATGAGTACGGTTTATGCGATCTGGACGGGTGCAGGGACGGTCATGGTGACGGTAATAGGGATTGCCTATTTCAGTGAATCTTCCAACCCGGTTAAACTGGCCAGCATTGCAATGATCGGGCTTGGAGTCGTGGGCCTGCATTTTGCGGAACGCAGTTCACAAGGAGGGTTAGGATGA
- the mraY gene encoding phospho-N-acetylmuramoyl-pentapeptide-transferase produces MLYWFHKALGINLFQYITVRAGIAFFIGLLLTLFIMPRFIAWAQRSARVQPINEYVSAHQGKAKTPTMGGIVFVISTVIASLLTVNVMNPFVIGGLLTLIFYAYIGFTDDWGKIRGANNLAGLSARAKLFLQIIFGVAIGLFLIYVAKLDTGFYVPFIKSSLFDMGWGSVAFWVLVMIATSNAVNLTDGLDGLATVPSIFALLSLSIIVYIVGNAALAHYLLMPKIPAGEVVVIAAALTGSLIGFLWFNCHPAQVFMGDSGSLTIGAFIAYMAIIGKSELLLILIGLIFVIETVSVILQVGSYKLRKKRVFLMAPIHHHFEMKQWAENKIIVRFWIISLLSNIFALITLKIR; encoded by the coding sequence ATGTTATATTGGTTTCATAAGGCCCTTGGTATTAATCTGTTTCAGTATATTACGGTCCGTGCAGGTATCGCTTTTTTCATCGGTTTGCTCCTCACTCTCTTTATTATGCCCCGCTTTATCGCTTGGGCACAGCGCTCTGCACGCGTGCAGCCGATCAACGAATACGTCAGCGCCCATCAAGGCAAAGCCAAAACACCGACGATGGGGGGAATCGTTTTTGTCATCTCTACCGTAATCGCTTCCCTGTTGACCGTCAATGTGATGAACCCTTTTGTCATCGGCGGCCTTTTAACCCTCATCTTTTATGCTTACATCGGGTTTACCGACGACTGGGGCAAAATTCGCGGTGCCAACAACCTCGCAGGGCTCAGTGCACGGGCAAAACTTTTCTTGCAGATCATTTTCGGTGTTGCGATCGGTCTATTTTTGATCTACGTCGCGAAATTGGATACCGGTTTTTACGTTCCGTTTATCAAATCAAGCCTTTTTGATATGGGATGGGGCAGTGTCGCATTCTGGGTCCTTGTCATGATTGCGACTTCCAATGCCGTCAACCTCACCGACGGACTCGACGGGCTGGCTACCGTACCGTCGATCTTTGCCCTCCTTTCTTTGAGCATTATCGTCTATATCGTCGGGAACGCCGCCTTGGCACACTATCTTTTGATGCCGAAAATTCCTGCCGGAGAGGTAGTCGTCATCGCTGCGGCATTGACGGGATCACTCATCGGATTTTTGTGGTTCAACTGCCATCCGGCGCAAGTATTTATGGGGGACAGCGGTTCTCTCACAATCGGAGCTTTTATCGCGTATATGGCGATTATCGGGAAAAGTGAACTGCTCCTGATCCTCATCGGCCTTATTTTCGTTATCGAAACCGTCTCGGTTATCTTACAAGTCGGCAGTTACAAACTCCGTAAAAAAAGGGTCTTTTTAATGGCACCGATCCATCACCATTTTGAAATGAAACAGTGGGCAGAGAACAAAATCATCGTCCGTTTCTGGATCATTTCGCTTCTCTCTAATATTTTTGCACTCATTACCTTGAAGATCCGATAA
- a CDS encoding urea amidolyase associated protein UAAP2, with translation MSEMITVDLTINEPIYDETIPAGEPWYRVVKAGEVLHIVDLEGCQAVDTLFYNANDVTERYSAPQTIVRQKNIFVETGTELVSNLGNTMMKVISDTCGRHDTLGGACSAESNTVRYALDKLDMHSCRDNYLLALGQMGMDKRDLVSNINFFMNVPVEADGTLAIIDGISSPGSTIELFAMMDTLVLISNCPQLNNPCNAFNPSPVRLSIYKPV, from the coding sequence ATGTCTGAGATGATTACGGTCGATTTGACTATAAACGAACCTATTTATGATGAAACCATTCCTGCCGGAGAACCGTGGTACCGTGTTGTCAAAGCGGGAGAAGTACTGCACATCGTCGATTTGGAAGGATGCCAGGCGGTGGATACCCTTTTTTACAATGCTAACGACGTAACCGAACGCTACAGCGCTCCGCAAACGATCGTACGACAAAAAAATATTTTTGTCGAAACCGGGACAGAGCTGGTTTCCAATCTGGGAAATACAATGATGAAAGTGATCAGTGATACCTGCGGGCGTCACGATACGCTGGGCGGCGCATGCAGTGCCGAGAGCAATACCGTCCGCTATGCGCTGGACAAACTCGATATGCATTCATGCCGGGATAATTACCTTTTGGCCTTGGGACAGATGGGGATGGATAAGCGTGATCTGGTGAGCAACATCAATTTTTTTATGAATGTACCGGTCGAAGCAGACGGGACATTGGCGATCATCGATGGGATATCGAGTCCGGGAAGTACGATTGAGTTGTTTGCCATGATGGATACCTTGGTTTTGATCTCCAATTGCCCGCAATTGAATAACCCGTGCAATGCCTTTAATCCGAGTCCTGTTCGATTGAGTATTTATAAACCTGTTTGA
- the uca gene encoding urea carboxylase codes for MFAKVLIANRGEIACRIIRTLKKMQIGSVAVYSHADAGSLHVMMADESVCLGEPPAKESYLDVDKIIQAAKDTGAEAIHPGYGFLSENAAFARRCAEEGIAFIGPTPRHMEEFGLKHTARSMAKAQNVPLLPGTELLENVQDALNAAETIGYPVMLKSTAGGGGIGMQLCYSADELENGFESVGRLSKSNFSQGGIYLEKFVASARHIEVQIFGDGKGDVIALGERDCSLQRRNQKVIEETPAPGLSEEIRNALRTAAVNLARSASYKSAGTVEFVYDTTEEKFYFLEVNTRLQVEHGVTEEIYGVDLVEWMILEAAGELGDTLTKHFEPNGHSIQVRVYAEDPLKNFQPSSGILSEVVWPEGVRCETWIERGSAISPYYDPMIAKLIVHASTRTEAIESMISALRETTLYGIVTNLGYLDFVLGQEVFAKGEQTTKYLGTLSYSPDIVEVIKPGTHTTIQSAPGRIGYWDIGVPPSGPMDSLSFRLGNRLLGNDDKAPGLEMTVTGSTLKFHFPTRIVLAGAVMKAQLNGAEVPYWETIDIAEGDVLKMGIIEGEGARTYLLIDGGFKVPEYLGSTATFTLGEFGGHGGRILQIGDQLSTYGSDTEKTPAVLDAALRPQMAKEWKIGVIYGPHGAPDFFKEEYIETFFAIDWEVHYNSNRTGIRLIGPKPLWAREDGGEAGLHPSNLHDNAYAIGTVDFTGDMPVILGPDGPSLGGFVCPVTIIGAELWKMGQLGPKDRVRFVPMAYDDAVLMEHELEEKIATLNGSLPTLPAPTIVDPIVAEIAENDRHDTVRVRLSGDHNILIEFGPMELDLTLRFQVHELMRRLKAAEDTRLIDLTPGIRSLQVHYDSQKLPLSELLSRIKDELAHMPTTRDIVVPSRTVYLPLSWDDPSTKLAIEKYMQSVRNDAPWCPSNIEFIRRMNGLESIQDVQNVLFEAEYLIMGLGDVYLGAPVAVPVDPRHRLVTTKYNPARTWTPENAVGIGGTYMCVYGMEGPGGYQFVGRTVQMWNRYKSTTDFKPGKPWLLEFFDRIRFYPVAQDELVQMRKDFINGTFSLRIEEGEFSLAEYLGFLEANSESIAAFKQVQQESFKEERERWEASGISAYVSETLETNDESDFAEVPAGCEAVSSFLSGNVWEISVKIGDRVMEGDTLVVIEAMKSEVMIESPVTGEVVEILCTQGDTVHTGHTLVIIKTEGAQ; via the coding sequence ATGTTTGCAAAAGTGCTGATTGCCAACCGTGGGGAGATTGCATGCCGCATCATCCGTACACTTAAAAAAATGCAGATCGGTTCGGTTGCGGTCTATTCGCATGCCGATGCCGGATCGCTTCATGTGATGATGGCCGATGAATCGGTATGTTTGGGTGAACCGCCAGCCAAAGAGAGCTATTTGGATGTTGATAAAATCATTCAGGCGGCCAAAGATACCGGAGCGGAAGCGATTCATCCCGGGTACGGCTTTTTGAGTGAAAACGCGGCATTTGCACGCCGATGTGCGGAAGAGGGGATCGCTTTTATCGGTCCGACACCTCGGCATATGGAAGAATTCGGTCTTAAACATACGGCGCGTTCTATGGCAAAAGCCCAAAACGTTCCGCTGCTGCCGGGGACTGAACTGCTCGAAAACGTCCAAGATGCTCTGAACGCGGCCGAAACGATCGGCTATCCGGTAATGCTCAAAAGCACTGCCGGAGGCGGCGGAATCGGAATGCAGCTGTGCTACAGCGCCGATGAGCTCGAAAACGGATTTGAATCGGTTGGACGTCTCAGCAAAAGCAATTTTTCTCAAGGGGGAATTTACCTCGAAAAATTCGTAGCCTCCGCCCGCCATATCGAAGTACAGATCTTCGGTGACGGGAAAGGGGATGTGATCGCACTGGGAGAACGTGACTGTTCTCTCCAGCGCCGTAACCAAAAAGTGATCGAAGAGACGCCGGCACCGGGATTATCCGAGGAGATTAGAAATGCATTGCGCACTGCTGCCGTGAATCTGGCACGTTCCGCATCGTACAAATCTGCGGGGACGGTCGAGTTTGTGTATGACACGACGGAAGAAAAATTTTATTTCCTCGAAGTCAATACACGATTGCAGGTCGAACATGGGGTAACGGAAGAGATCTACGGTGTGGATCTGGTCGAGTGGATGATTCTCGAAGCCGCCGGAGAACTGGGTGATACGTTGACAAAACATTTTGAGCCTAACGGCCACTCGATTCAAGTCCGTGTCTATGCGGAAGATCCGCTGAAGAACTTCCAGCCAAGCTCCGGGATTTTGAGCGAAGTGGTATGGCCTGAGGGGGTACGCTGCGAAACATGGATCGAACGCGGAAGTGCCATTTCTCCGTATTATGATCCGATGATCGCCAAACTTATCGTACATGCATCCACACGTACCGAAGCGATAGAATCGATGATTTCGGCACTTCGAGAAACGACTCTGTATGGGATTGTAACGAACCTCGGATATCTGGATTTTGTATTAGGACAGGAGGTCTTTGCGAAAGGGGAGCAGACGACGAAGTATCTGGGAACACTCAGCTATTCGCCTGATATCGTCGAAGTGATCAAACCGGGGACCCATACAACGATCCAATCGGCTCCCGGACGGATCGGCTACTGGGATATCGGTGTACCGCCCTCAGGTCCGATGGACTCACTCTCATTTCGTTTGGGCAATCGTCTCCTAGGGAATGATGACAAAGCTCCCGGCCTCGAAATGACGGTGACGGGATCGACGCTAAAATTTCATTTTCCGACACGGATTGTCCTTGCTGGAGCCGTGATGAAGGCTCAGCTCAACGGAGCAGAGGTACCTTATTGGGAAACGATCGATATTGCTGAGGGCGATGTCCTGAAAATGGGGATCATCGAGGGAGAGGGCGCCCGTACCTATTTGCTGATTGACGGTGGATTTAAGGTACCGGAATATCTTGGAAGCACGGCGACATTTACCCTGGGTGAGTTCGGAGGTCATGGCGGGCGTATCTTGCAGATCGGGGATCAGCTGAGTACGTATGGCAGTGATACGGAGAAAACTCCGGCAGTCCTTGATGCCGCACTGCGCCCGCAAATGGCCAAAGAGTGGAAAATCGGGGTTATATACGGACCGCACGGAGCGCCTGATTTTTTTAAAGAGGAATACATCGAGACTTTCTTTGCAATCGATTGGGAAGTGCACTATAACTCGAACCGTACAGGAATCCGTCTCATCGGACCAAAGCCTCTTTGGGCGAGAGAAGACGGCGGAGAGGCGGGGCTGCATCCTTCCAATCTGCATGATAACGCCTACGCAATCGGAACGGTTGACTTTACGGGAGATATGCCGGTCATTTTAGGCCCTGACGGTCCAAGTCTGGGCGGTTTTGTCTGTCCGGTAACGATTATCGGAGCGGAATTGTGGAAAATGGGGCAGTTGGGACCAAAAGACAGAGTCCGATTCGTTCCGATGGCGTATGATGATGCCGTTTTAATGGAACATGAACTGGAAGAAAAGATCGCAACGTTGAATGGATCATTGCCGACTCTTCCGGCGCCAACGATTGTCGATCCGATCGTAGCGGAAATTGCTGAAAATGATCGCCATGATACGGTTCGGGTCCGTTTGTCAGGAGATCATAACATTCTGATCGAATTTGGTCCTATGGAACTTGATCTGACGCTGCGTTTTCAAGTGCATGAACTGATGCGCCGTCTCAAAGCCGCGGAGGATACCCGATTGATAGACCTTACTCCGGGAATCAGATCGCTGCAGGTTCACTATGACAGTCAGAAACTCCCTCTGAGTGAGTTATTGAGTCGAATCAAGGACGAACTTGCACACATGCCGACTACCCGGGATATCGTCGTCCCAAGCCGCACGGTCTACCTTCCGCTTTCGTGGGATGATCCCTCGACGAAACTGGCGATTGAGAAGTACATGCAGTCGGTTCGTAACGATGCACCGTGGTGTCCGAGCAACATCGAGTTCATCCGACGGATGAACGGACTGGAAAGTATCCAGGATGTCCAAAATGTTCTCTTTGAGGCAGAATATTTGATTATGGGCCTCGGAGATGTCTATTTGGGCGCTCCCGTCGCCGTTCCTGTCGATCCTCGCCACCGCCTGGTGACGACCAAATACAATCCGGCACGCACCTGGACACCGGAAAATGCGGTGGGAATCGGCGGTACGTATATGTGTGTTTACGGTATGGAAGGTCCGGGCGGATACCAGTTCGTCGGACGGACCGTACAAATGTGGAACCGGTATAAATCGACAACTGATTTCAAACCGGGGAAACCGTGGCTATTGGAATTTTTCGACCGTATCCGTTTCTATCCGGTTGCCCAAGACGAACTGGTCCAAATGAGAAAAGATTTTATCAACGGGACCTTCTCATTGAGAATCGAAGAGGGAGAGTTCTCTTTGGCGGAGTATCTCGGATTTTTGGAAGCGAACAGCGAATCGATTGCCGCATTCAAACAAGTCCAGCAGGAGTCCTTCAAGGAAGAACGCGAACGATGGGAAGCGTCGGGGATTTCGGCTTATGTGAGCGAAACGCTCGAGACGAATGATGAGAGCGATTTCGCGGAAGTTCCTGCGGGGTGTGAAGCTGTTTCGAGTTTTCTATCGGGCAATGTATGGGAAATTTCGGTCAAAATCGGCGACCGTGTGATGGAAGGGGATACCCTTGTCGTCATCGAGGCGATGAAATCAGAAGTGATGATCGAGTCTCCTGTCACTGGAGAAGTGGTCGAAATATTATGCACACAAGGCGATACCGTTCATACCGGACATACTCTTGTCATTATAAAAACTGAAGGTGCGCAATGA
- the atzF gene encoding allophanate hydrolase, whose protein sequence is MRQLKTIGDYLHQYRVKGRSVREVIQNCLDSSKHYDDKNIWITKADASFLEPYFLRLESRDPNSLPLYGVPFAVKDNIDVAGMNTTAGCAEFSYLPSEHAFVVEQLIQAGAIPIGKTNLDQFASGLVGTRSPYGEGINLFNPDYISGGSSSGSALAVTAGIVPFSLGTDTAGSGRVPAAFGNIVGLKPTRGALSIRGVVPACKSLDCVAIFAQNCEDAGRVYDLCSIVDEEDSFSRPKSCITPFGGTFRFGVPREDQLEFFGNGAYESLFWESVQKLESLGGVRYEIDFSPFMECAKLLYHGPWIAERYCGIKEFAQTQSDAMLDVTRGIILSGTKPSAIDAFEGFYRLSELKKLSDHIMAEVDMIMTPTAGTIYRRDEIREQPLALNTNLGYYTNFMNLLDLSACAVPAGFTPEGLPFGVTLAAPAWNEHSLLSVGAKLHASSGYTSGLIETCKPKTVTLAVCGAHMSGLPLNHELTGRGAKMVKKASTAPQYRFFALESFSPPRPGLIHVREGGSHIEVELWDIPSEQFGSFFNGVPPPLSLGSLILADGTVVKGFLCEGYAVDGAKEITALGGWRNYLK, encoded by the coding sequence ATGAGACAACTGAAAACGATAGGTGATTATCTGCATCAGTATCGGGTAAAAGGCCGTTCTGTCAGAGAGGTAATACAAAACTGCCTCGACAGTTCTAAACACTACGATGATAAAAATATTTGGATTACAAAAGCGGATGCATCATTCCTTGAACCGTATTTCCTCCGTTTGGAATCGCGGGATCCTAATTCATTGCCGTTGTACGGCGTCCCGTTTGCCGTCAAAGACAACATTGATGTTGCGGGGATGAACACAACGGCGGGATGTGCAGAATTTTCTTACCTCCCGAGTGAACATGCGTTTGTGGTTGAACAGTTGATCCAAGCCGGTGCGATTCCGATCGGAAAGACCAATCTGGACCAGTTTGCCTCAGGACTTGTCGGGACACGAAGCCCTTATGGGGAAGGGATCAACCTATTTAATCCCGATTATATTTCCGGAGGATCGAGTTCCGGATCCGCGTTGGCCGTGACTGCGGGAATTGTCCCATTTTCACTGGGTACCGATACGGCAGGTTCGGGTCGTGTCCCTGCCGCGTTCGGAAACATCGTCGGATTAAAACCGACACGGGGCGCCTTGAGTATCCGAGGCGTTGTTCCCGCATGTAAAAGTCTCGATTGTGTCGCCATATTTGCACAAAACTGTGAAGATGCCGGGCGTGTTTATGATCTGTGCAGTATCGTTGATGAGGAGGACTCCTTTTCGCGTCCGAAAAGCTGTATCACTCCATTCGGAGGGACGTTTCGCTTTGGGGTACCGAGAGAGGATCAACTGGAATTTTTTGGGAATGGTGCCTATGAATCCCTGTTTTGGGAGAGTGTTCAAAAACTCGAATCATTAGGAGGAGTCCGATACGAGATCGATTTTTCCCCTTTTATGGAGTGTGCAAAATTGCTCTATCATGGACCGTGGATCGCTGAGCGCTACTGCGGAATCAAAGAGTTTGCACAAACGCAGAGCGACGCGATGCTGGACGTGACCCGAGGGATTATCCTCTCAGGTACCAAACCGAGTGCGATAGACGCGTTCGAAGGATTCTACCGCCTCAGTGAACTCAAGAAATTGAGCGATCACATCATGGCTGAAGTTGATATGATCATGACTCCTACGGCCGGAACAATTTACCGCCGGGATGAAATTCGGGAACAGCCGCTTGCTTTGAATACGAATCTCGGCTATTACACCAATTTTATGAATCTGCTTGATCTGAGCGCATGCGCTGTCCCTGCAGGATTTACCCCTGAGGGATTGCCGTTTGGCGTGACCCTTGCCGCACCGGCTTGGAATGAACATTCGCTATTGAGTGTCGGTGCAAAACTGCATGCATCGTCAGGATATACAAGCGGCCTGATCGAAACGTGCAAGCCAAAAACAGTGACATTGGCTGTTTGCGGAGCGCACATGTCCGGTCTTCCTTTGAATCATGAATTGACCGGTCGTGGGGCAAAAATGGTGAAGAAAGCTTCCACCGCACCGCAGTACCGCTTTTTTGCTCTGGAAAGTTTTAGCCCTCCGCGTCCCGGTCTGATCCATGTACGCGAAGGGGGGTCTCACATTGAAGTTGAACTTTGGGATATCCCCTCTGAACAGTTCGGCTCCTTTTTTAACGGAGTTCCGCCGCCATTATCATTGGGGAGCCTGATATTGGCCGATGGCACAGTCGTCAAAGGATTCCTTTGCGAGGGATACGCGGTTGACGGGGCAAAGGAGATCACGGCATTAGGCGGATGGAGAAATTATTTAAAATAA
- the gpmI gene encoding 2,3-bisphosphoglycerate-independent phosphoglycerate mutase — MSKKTVLVITDGIGYSSKREYNAFHTAHKPTYDHLFREVPHSLIDTFGLSVGLPEGQMGNSEVGHMSIGSGRVLYQDLVKISLALEEGTFADNEVFASLLTTSKRLHLIALLSDGGVHSHIDHLIGVAEIAAEEGKEVWLHLITDGRDVAPKSANLFLHTLNAHGYPNVKIGSIGGRFFGMDRDNRWERVQKGYDAIVCATPKSEQSVADYVENAYAAGETDEFITPSAFEGYEGFKEGDAVLTLNFRSDRMRELTHAIGDPNFDGFKRTFIPTHLATMTQYDKNFPYPVLFPKDAPKNTLAEVISRAGLRQLHTAETEKYAHVTFFFNGGIEEPYENETRVLIPSPQVKTYDMKPEMSAPEVGDVVVKAMDEGYDFVVVNFANGDMVGHTGNFEAAVKGVEAVDEQLGRIVETAKRNGYAMVLTSDHGNCEEMRDDAGNMLTNHTVGKVWCFVMADGVNEVHPGALNNVAPTVLKLMGLEIPSEMDMPLI; from the coding sequence TTGAGCAAAAAAACTGTTTTGGTCATTACTGACGGTATCGGGTACTCGTCCAAACGTGAATATAATGCCTTCCATACAGCTCATAAGCCGACGTACGATCATTTGTTTCGTGAGGTTCCTCATTCTCTGATCGATACCTTCGGTTTGAGCGTCGGTCTTCCTGAAGGGCAGATGGGCAATTCCGAGGTGGGACATATGTCAATCGGCAGCGGAAGGGTATTGTATCAGGACTTGGTCAAAATCTCCCTTGCCCTCGAAGAAGGGACTTTTGCGGATAATGAGGTTTTTGCTTCATTGCTCACAACCAGCAAACGACTCCATTTGATTGCATTGTTAAGCGACGGGGGAGTCCACTCGCATATCGATCATTTGATCGGAGTAGCGGAGATCGCTGCGGAAGAAGGCAAAGAGGTGTGGCTGCATCTTATTACCGACGGACGGGATGTCGCTCCGAAATCGGCAAATCTCTTTTTGCATACATTAAATGCTCATGGATACCCTAATGTCAAAATCGGCTCGATTGGGGGCCGATTTTTCGGTATGGATCGTGATAACCGCTGGGAACGTGTCCAAAAAGGGTACGATGCCATCGTGTGCGCCACACCAAAAAGCGAACAAAGCGTTGCCGATTACGTCGAAAATGCGTATGCAGCCGGGGAGACGGATGAATTTATCACCCCTAGCGCATTCGAAGGATATGAAGGATTTAAAGAGGGAGATGCGGTTTTAACGCTCAATTTCCGAAGCGATCGGATGCGGGAGCTGACACATGCAATCGGAGATCCAAATTTCGACGGATTTAAACGTACTTTTATCCCGACCCATTTGGCAACGATGACGCAGTATGATAAAAACTTCCCGTATCCGGTTCTATTTCCCAAAGATGCACCGAAAAATACTCTGGCTGAAGTGATCAGCCGCGCAGGACTTCGACAGTTGCATACGGCGGAGACGGAAAAATACGCACACGTTACCTTTTTCTTCAACGGAGGTATCGAAGAGCCGTATGAAAACGAGACTCGGGTATTGATTCCGAGCCCGCAAGTCAAAACCTACGATATGAAACCCGAAATGAGTGCTCCGGAAGTGGGAGACGTCGTCGTCAAAGCGATGGATGAAGGGTATGATTTTGTTGTAGTAAACTTTGCCAACGGCGATATGGTAGGACATACCGGTAATTTCGAAGCGGCGGTCAAAGGGGTCGAAGCGGTCGATGAACAGTTGGGCCGAATTGTTGAAACGGCGAAACGAAACGGTTATGCAATGGTTCTGACCTCCGATCACGGCAACTGCGAAGAGATGCGTGATGATGCGGGGAATATGCTCACCAATCATACCGTAGGAAAAGTCTGGTGTTTCGTGATGGCGGATGGGGTCAATGAAGTTCACCCCGGCGCTCTTAACAACGTAGCGCCGACCGTCTTGAAACTGATGGGGTTAGAAATCCCCTCAGAAATGGATATGCCACTAATATAA
- a CDS encoding urea amidolyase associated protein UAAP1: protein MSKNMKPLLPETVLFDEVLVGGGRWSKIIRKGQVLRIVNTEATSGLSALFYNVHERTERYNAADTVKIQYNAYLKEGKALYSDMGRVLMSIVADSCETHDTVCGYTMAADVEKLCGIGNYQTKRNCYYKNDFDNFLVELGKYGMGRRDIMPCLNLFSDARIGEGGELIYREDTVPAGSFIELRAEMDVLVILSNTVHVLSTNQSYDVKPVNLIVYQGEEAAADDMCVIDSERSERAFVNTKNYMKQFIQGGRNV from the coding sequence ATGTCGAAAAACATGAAACCACTATTGCCTGAGACGGTCCTCTTTGATGAAGTACTTGTCGGAGGCGGGCGCTGGAGTAAAATCATCCGAAAAGGACAGGTTCTGCGTATCGTCAACACAGAGGCTACCAGCGGTTTATCCGCACTTTTTTATAATGTGCATGAACGGACAGAGCGGTATAACGCCGCCGATACGGTCAAGATTCAATACAATGCCTATCTCAAAGAGGGCAAAGCGCTTTATTCGGATATGGGACGTGTTTTGATGTCGATTGTTGCCGACAGCTGTGAAACCCATGATACGGTTTGCGGCTACACAATGGCTGCCGATGTCGAAAAACTCTGCGGAATCGGAAACTATCAGACCAAGCGTAACTGTTATTACAAAAACGATTTCGATAATTTTTTGGTGGAACTTGGTAAATACGGAATGGGGCGCCGCGACATTATGCCGTGTCTCAATCTTTTTTCCGATGCTCGAATCGGTGAGGGCGGTGAGCTGATCTATCGTGAGGATACGGTACCTGCGGGAAGTTTTATCGAATTGCGTGCAGAGATGGATGTCTTGGTCATTCTTTCGAATACGGTGCATGTGTTGAGTACGAATCAATCGTATGATGTCAAACCGGTCAATCTGATCGTGTATCAGGGCGAAGAGGCGGCAGCCGATGACATGTGTGTGATCGACTCGGAACGAAGCGAGCGTGCATTTGTAAATACCAAAAACTATATGAAACAGTTTATCCAAGGGGGCAGAAATGTCTGA
- the murD gene encoding UDP-N-acetylmuramoyl-L-alanine--D-glutamate ligase produces MEKHNIACFGYGKTTRAIAKLLGPCTFFDDKVTKPFTDDEGNSLKPVSEFDTRLFTHEIPSPGFPPSHPLIQQASHLISEYDFFAPQMPFSIWISGTNGKTTTTQMVEHLLSDKGAISGGNIGTPLADMSPDAPIWILETSSFSMHYNTIARPNIYALLPVTPDHVSWHGSMQAYYDAKLKPLSMMKEGEVIILPKMFADAPTNGFKIIYENEKDLAEYFGFDTGKIKFKGAFLMDALIAMGIDKILYDRCDYDRINAFILDPHRQEEFRDSRDRLWVNDSKATNIDATLAALRTYSDHKIHLVLGGDDKGVELEELFTPLKRYDVDVYAIGSNALRLEALCKQYNIPCILCNTLDVAVEQISKKHNRHSIAMLSPAAASLDQFSSYAERGNLFKQYAIGTCPDSQR; encoded by the coding sequence ATGGAAAAACACAACATCGCCTGTTTCGGATACGGCAAAACAACCCGGGCAATTGCCAAACTTTTAGGTCCGTGCACTTTTTTCGATGACAAAGTGACAAAACCTTTTACCGATGACGAGGGAAATTCTCTCAAACCCGTCAGTGAATTTGACACCCGTCTCTTCACCCATGAGATCCCATCACCTGGATTTCCGCCGTCTCATCCTCTCATTCAGCAGGCATCGCACCTCATCAGCGAGTATGATTTTTTTGCCCCCCAAATGCCGTTTTCGATCTGGATCAGCGGTACCAACGGCAAAACGACCACAACCCAAATGGTAGAGCATCTGCTCAGCGATAAAGGGGCGATCAGCGGCGGAAATATCGGCACTCCGCTTGCAGACATGTCCCCTGATGCCCCAATCTGGATTTTAGAGACCAGCTCATTCAGTATGCATTACAATACTATCGCCCGTCCGAACATCTATGCTCTTCTTCCTGTGACCCCTGATCATGTCAGCTGGCACGGAAGTATGCAGGCCTATTATGATGCCAAGCTCAAACCGCTTAGCATGATGAAAGAGGGAGAAGTGATCATCCTCCCAAAAATGTTTGCCGATGCCCCGACCAACGGATTCAAAATCATCTACGAAAATGAAAAAGATTTGGCAGAGTATTTCGGTTTTGATACCGGTAAAATCAAATTTAAAGGGGCATTTTTAATGGATGCTCTGATCGCAATGGGGATCGATAAAATTCTTTATGACCGCTGTGATTATGACCGTATCAATGCCTTTATCCTCGATCCGCACCGTCAGGAAGAGTTCCGTGATTCTCGTGACCGTCTTTGGGTCAATGACTCCAAAGCGACCAACATCGATGCGACCCTCGCCGCTTTGCGTACCTACAGCGACCATAAGATCCATTTGGTTTTAGGAGGAGATGATAAAGGGGTAGAACTCGAAGAACTCTTCACGCCGCTGAAACGTTACGATGTAGACGTCTATGCCATCGGTTCGAATGCACTCCGTCTTGAAGCACTCTGCAAGCAATACAATATCCCCTGTATCCTATGCAATACTCTCGATGTTGCCGTAGAGCAAATCAGCAAAAAGCATAATCGACATAGTATCGCTATGCTCTCCCCTGCCGCTGCAAGTTTGGATCAATTCAGCTCTTATGCCGAACGCGGAAATCTATTTAAACAATACGCGATCGGAACTTGTCCCGATTCACAACGCTAA